TCCAGctgtgctgaatgattcagaCATCTAAAGTTAGCTAAATTTTAAGTTTTAGTATTGGAAAAGTTTCTGACATACATCTGCAATGAGAAAAACCCATAATAAACAACATAATCAACATGATGAATAACAGTCATACTTTGTGTGCTGCGCTTAAGACAACAGTGAATAAGATCACATCATAGTGCAAATAATTCTTAGTGGCTGTTTTAAACTTTCTAGAACCATACAGCAGGGTTTTATCACATACACGTTTAGTCAGTCACAGCTAAGTACTACCAATTTGGTGCATCAACTGAAACACATCAGCTGCTCTCTGTTTTTCAATAAAACCGAGCCGCTGAGTAACAAAAGAGTTTAAAACAAATCCTAAGAATAGTTTGCATATTTTCCTTGACCCATTTGAACAGTTTGAAACCATCCCTAACAGACTAAAATGATGGTTTTAAAGACATCGGAGCACTGCAGTAGCGTTTCTGACTATGAGAACTGACAGCAGTTAAAAGTAATACTGAACAGgttagaggctgaacacagtgTCTGCAGATTCTCCATAGATGTCGCTGGACAATGTGAGGTAGAGGATCACACAAGCAgattgacagacagacagacagaccaacGGAGTTGCCAGACGTGGGGCACAGGGTTGGTGGTGGTTGTATTtgtgagaggaagaaaagacaaaacagtATTCACACTTCGCCAAAATTGGTGTGGCCTGTCTCCTTGGCGTGCTCCCGAGCTTCCTTTTGTCCCACCAGGCCTGTCTGGCACACCATGCAGCGCAACGCAAAGCGGTTAACGTCCGTGAACTGACGCTTGCGGCGAGCCTCGTCTGCCAGCTCCAGGGCCTGAGCCAGGATTACGTCATCTGTGGTGGAGAAGATAGTCTGGGGCGGAGTGTCGGAGCCGGGCGTTTCTTTCTGCAACGGGTCGTAGTGGATGCCGTCGTAGATGAGCAGCACGCGTTTGTGGTAGCCAGCGTCCTCCCCGAATCGATCCACTCGGACTGTCTGAGTGTCCACCACACAGATCTCACACTGGTAAAACTTGGAGAGGATGGACACCTCGATGGCTCCCCCCCAGGTGTCGTCACGTCTTATCCAAGTGCAGTACTCCTCGTTGGTCTTTCCCAGCACCGCTTCAGAGTAAGCCGCGGGGTCACTGGAAACAATCTGGGCGATGAGGCCTCGCATCTCAGGAGCACACGCAGGGTCGTATACACCACCTTCCACCACATAATACACACTGGTGAAGAGGCAGGAGTTGTCAGCCGGGACCACTCGGCGTGCCAGCATGGGTGAGGCTTCCAGGCGTGGTGCTTTAGTCACAGTGGGATGATCCTGAGCAGGCTTTGGCTTGTTCTTTTCTTCCTCAACAATGAGTGTGTCTCCTACAGAGGAGGACACAACACAGTTCAGCCTGGTCACACTTTGGTAAGAAGGAAATTTATAGCTTTCCAGTTTTTAACTTTAcgtttaaagggtcagttcacctaAATTACAAAACAAAGGTGAACTGACTTTCATCTACAGCATttaaggtatactatgcaggattttgcTGAAAACAATGTATTGACTCGTACACAAATAAtctctctcaatcatcacttgtgACCCATTAGAAGTGTGaggcagtgtatttatctgcagagactctccCTCCGcctttgttttcttcttattttgctgtgtttaggATGTTTCTGGGTGTTCACTCCCCAGCCAATAACAGCACACAGTTGAGGTCAGGAGggacttaaaaaaaagactaagcAACCAGATAGTAGGAGCACGTATCCAAGAGAAAGCTATTTAAAACTGCggacacagtgctgaaaaaacacacaaactaagAGAAGCAAAACGCCAAGTGGACAAAGCTTGTTCCAGCTACTGAAAGCCAAATCTCTTCATCTCAGCGACTGAGTATTCGTCTTCAGTAAGTTTGTCTCACTGTAACATTTAATCATGAAAGAAGACTGTCTTACTTGTTCCTGTGGACTGCAGATGTCTTTCAGTCTGATCACTGCGGCAGTGAGGGCCACAGGGattgatgagaaaaaaaaaatatgcagtgGGCTGCAGTGATAAATTGTAACAAAATCAACTCTTGGAGAAACCTAACACGACTTGACTGGCCACTGCAGCCTGATATTGGGTTGGATTTGTCCAAAAATTGATTCTGTTTCAACTTCgtcacagtgtttttatttttcagcatcCCTGTGGCCTCCCACTGCCGCAGCCTAGATGCACTACTCGCATTCAAATTACTAGGAGGACTTGCATTTTTGCAGTAACGCTTGATTTGGCGTGAATGCAgccttaaggcccagacacaccaaaccaacatcaaagaactgtGGTGACAAAAACCAACTGTTACGtcgcctgtgtctcggccaaaaagttgcacattaACACACTGCAATGACTACAACTAATGGCCAACCAGCACGTACATTCTGCACAAGCATGAgaagaaataactctccacaccagcagagtGCAGTCGTCTGTATACGTCATTTAAAAGGGGACGCTAGTTGGCCAGTTAGCATATAAACAACATAATCTAATGTTGAAAGAAGACAGGATATTTACCATGTGCCAGTGAACAACAAAAATTAACTGTTTCTCCAAACGCACTCAAAGAAAATTTATCTTAataaaacaagcttttttcaaACTTACGCGCTTtagactttagctgtttgtttactttcctcacttccgtttctcttcttgtgcactgtgCTTTACTgctaatcagagtgatttcattcactgatgggCTCCACCAATCTGACGTTAATTTCGTGTGTTGAATCGGCTTAAAAAGAACATCAGAAAAAAGCAAATGAGGGCCAAgagtgcaggacacaccacaaaaatgGGAGTGACGGACACTCACCAACAGCCCAACATCAGCTTGGTGTCAGGACCTTTAGGTTGCTAAGGTATCAGCTTTGCCATCACAATGAATGTAACATTCCTGTAATAGTGACTTGCAGTGTACGAACAAGCAGTGTAGAGAGAAGGGGCCAAGTTTGAATGTTTACCAACAGTAAcagacaattcctgcatagtataccttgaAGAATTTTAGTTCAAAATATTCCACATCAACTTTTTTGTCATAATTCACAGAACACTGTCCAAAGTTTTCACAAT
This region of Epinephelus fuscoguttatus linkage group LG1, E.fuscoguttatus.final_Chr_v1 genomic DNA includes:
- the yod1 gene encoding ubiquitin thioesterase OTU1 isoform X1 translates to MSRMLRLRCKTKNGSHIMQGLTHQSCVQELKTKVEELTGIPCDVQKIMVGYPPSSLDLRNGDAHLKDYPIKSGDTLIVEEEKNKPKPAQDHPTVTKAPRLEASPMLARRVVPADNSCLFTSVYYVVEGGVYDPACAPEMRGLIAQIVSSDPAAYSEAVLGKTNEEYCTWIRRDDTWGGAIEVSILSKFYQCEICVVDTQTVRVDRFGEDAGYHKRVLLIYDGIHYDPLQKETPGSDTPPQTIFSTTDDVILAQALELADEARRKRQFTDVNRFALRCMVCQTGLVGQKEAREHAKETGHTNFGEV
- the yod1 gene encoding ubiquitin thioesterase OTU1 isoform X2, giving the protein MLRLRCKTKNGSHIMQGLTHQSCVQELKTKVEELTGIPCDVQKIMVGYPPSSLDLRNGDAHLKDYPIKSGDTLIVEEEKNKPKPAQDHPTVTKAPRLEASPMLARRVVPADNSCLFTSVYYVVEGGVYDPACAPEMRGLIAQIVSSDPAAYSEAVLGKTNEEYCTWIRRDDTWGGAIEVSILSKFYQCEICVVDTQTVRVDRFGEDAGYHKRVLLIYDGIHYDPLQKETPGSDTPPQTIFSTTDDVILAQALELADEARRKRQFTDVNRFALRCMVCQTGLVGQKEAREHAKETGHTNFGEV